In the Rhinatrema bivittatum chromosome 6, aRhiBiv1.1, whole genome shotgun sequence genome, one interval contains:
- the LOC115094186 gene encoding uncharacterized protein LOC115094186: MQKGSVASDENMNPQELWPSRRKEKYYKGESEIEPLKDRIRTKSGSWDSNGCSIDPEIEAVSSRSEESTPLSPSNSLNIRNLQISEREITAPRQTQRPSSHHYSYHRQQSHYTDRSGSFQPGFRRNFRDFERKFRRDWGPRQNGVVNGYRPHQSSTESRSYTRVQKPKELLGSPDEVKSDSLKCRPIRTGSVKTGGCPASPHGALGVADAPQLHEEVEEKAVPTTGGREATWSPFKQPPVFPVDSSSARTLPKISYASKVKENLEKRALEPAAGPVTKTTMVPASAVKTTNSLPNCVLSTSQNDPYRNGTGATTSTVFHPTSAIPASPGTSEPHCLDFSQSCKNGHCAPGSPTFAHSQSKEHLGAIFQNEWGLSFINDPNAGQAVATAEAPPLVLTNVLEIAEEREHQACWESGSVKDWEAAVWYHMQEWDRVWNLHKIDPARVMMYSESTDGKG; encoded by the exons ATGCAGAAGGGTAGTGTTGCCAGTGATGAAAATATGAACCCCCAGGAGCTGTGGCCGAGTCGCAGGAAGGAGAAATATTATAAGGGCGAATCAGAGATTGAACCGCTGAAGGATCGTATCAGGACCAAATCAG GGTCCTGGGATTCTAATGGGTGCAGCATAGATCCAGAGATTGAAGCAGTGTCCAGTCGGAGTGAGGAGAGCACCCCGCTGAGCCCATCCAACAGCCTAAACATCCGGAATCTGCAGATCTCTGAGCGAGAGATCACAGCCCCCCGCCAGACACAGAGACCCTCATCCCACCATTATAGTTATCATCGGCAACAGTCGCATTACACTGACCGCTCAGGGTCCTTCCAACCAGGCTTCAGGAGAAACTTCAGAGATTTTGAAAGGAAGTTTAGAAGAGACTGGGGTCCGCGGCAGAATGGTGTAGTCAATGGATATCGGCCTCATCAATCCAGCACTGAGAGCCGGAGCTATACACGAGTGCAGAAGCCCAAGGAACTACTGGGGTCTCCTGATGAGGTGAAGAGTGACTCTTTGAAATGCAGACCTATTCGTACTGGCAGTGTGAAAACTGGGGGCTGTCCTGCCTCTCCACATGGAGCACTAGGAGTTGCAGATGCCCCTCAGCTGCATGAAGAGGTGGAAGAGAAGGCAGTCCCCACCACAGGTGGGAGAGAGGCAACCTGGTCACCTTTCAAGCAACCTCCAGTCTTCCCAGTGGACAGCAGTAGTGCCCGTACTCTGCCGAAGATCAGCTATGCTAGCAAGGTGAAAGAAAACCTAGAAAAAAGGGCCCTGGAGCCTGCTGCAGGACCGGTAACCAAGACCACCATGGTGCCTGCCTCTGCAGTGAAGACTACCAACAGTTTGCCCAACTGTGTGCTGTCCACCAGCCAAAATGACCCATATCGGAATGGCACAGGTGCTACCACTTCTACTGTTTTCCACCCCACTTCAGCTATTCCTGCATCCCCTGGGACCTCAGAGCCGCATTGTTTGGACTTTTCACAGAGCTGCAAGAATGGACACTGTGCTCCTGGTTCTCCGACCTTTGCACATTCTCAGTCTAAAGAGCACCTGGGTGCCATTTTTCAGAATGAGTGGGGGCTTTCCTTTATCAATGATCCAAATGCTGGACAGGCGGTGGCTACAGCCGAGGCACCTCCCCTCGTCCTCACAAATGTCCTGGAGATAGCAGAAGAGAGGGAGCACCAAGCATGCTGGGAATCGGGAAGTGTGAAGGACTGGGAAGCAGCAGTGTGGTACCACATGCAAG aATGGGATCGGGTATGGAATTTGCACAAAATAG ATCCAGCACGAGTCATGATGTATTCAGAGTCTACAGATGGAAAAGGTTAA